The Streptomyces sp. DH-12 genome has a window encoding:
- the lysA gene encoding diaminopimelate decarboxylase produces MSRSAHPAGPRHADVLPEGHYLAPPADPNALDPKVWAQTVTRDADGVLTVGGIDVKRLAEEYGTPAYVLDEDDFRARARAWRTAFGEGADVFYAGKAFLSRAVVRWLHEEGLNLDVCSGGELATALSAGMPAERIAFHGNNKSVAEIRRAVEAGVGRIVLDSFQEIVRVAHIARELGTRQRVQIRVTVGVEAHTHEFIATAHEDQKFGIPLAGGQAAEAVRRALQLDGLEVIGIHSHIGSQIFDMSGFEVAAHRVVGLLKDIRDEHGVELPEIDLGGGLGIAYTSDDDPREPHEIAKALTEIVTRECEAAKLRTPRISVEPGRAIVGPTAFTLYEVGTVKPLDGLRTYVSVDGGMSDNIRTALYDAEYSVSLVSRASDAEPMLARVVGKHCESGDIVVKDAFLPGDLAPGDLIAVPATGAYCRSMASNYNHVLRPPVVAVKDGQARVIVRRETEEDLLRLDVG; encoded by the coding sequence ATGAGCCGTTCCGCACACCCCGCCGGGCCCCGTCACGCCGACGTCCTCCCCGAGGGGCACTACCTCGCGCCGCCCGCCGACCCGAACGCCCTCGACCCCAAGGTGTGGGCGCAGACCGTCACCCGTGACGCCGACGGCGTGCTCACCGTCGGCGGGATCGACGTCAAGCGGCTCGCCGAGGAGTACGGCACCCCCGCCTACGTCCTCGACGAGGACGACTTCCGCGCCCGCGCCCGTGCCTGGCGGACCGCCTTCGGCGAGGGCGCCGACGTGTTCTACGCGGGCAAGGCGTTCCTGTCCCGGGCCGTCGTGCGGTGGCTGCACGAGGAGGGGCTGAACCTCGACGTCTGCTCCGGCGGCGAGCTGGCCACCGCGCTGTCCGCCGGGATGCCCGCCGAGCGCATCGCCTTCCACGGCAACAACAAGTCCGTCGCCGAGATCCGCCGGGCCGTCGAGGCCGGCGTCGGGCGGATCGTGCTCGACTCCTTCCAGGAGATCGTGCGCGTCGCCCACATCGCCCGTGAGCTCGGCACCCGGCAGCGGGTGCAGATCCGCGTCACCGTCGGCGTCGAGGCGCACACCCACGAGTTCATCGCCACCGCCCACGAGGACCAGAAGTTCGGCATCCCGCTGGCCGGCGGGCAGGCCGCCGAGGCCGTGCGGCGCGCGCTGCAGCTCGACGGCCTCGAAGTGATCGGCATCCACTCGCACATCGGGTCGCAGATCTTCGACATGTCCGGCTTCGAGGTCGCCGCGCACCGCGTGGTCGGGCTGCTCAAGGACATCCGCGACGAGCACGGCGTCGAGCTGCCCGAGATCGACCTCGGCGGCGGCCTCGGCATCGCGTACACCAGCGACGACGACCCCCGTGAGCCGCACGAGATCGCCAAGGCGCTCACCGAGATCGTCACCCGCGAGTGCGAGGCCGCGAAGCTGCGCACCCCGCGGATCTCCGTCGAGCCGGGACGCGCCATCGTCGGGCCGACCGCCTTCACGCTGTACGAGGTCGGCACCGTCAAGCCGCTCGACGGGCTGCGGACGTACGTCTCCGTCGACGGCGGCATGTCCGACAACATCCGTACCGCCCTGTACGACGCCGAGTACAGCGTCTCCCTCGTCTCCCGCGCCTCCGACGCCGAGCCGATGCTGGCCCGCGTCGTCGGCAAGCACTGCGAGAGCGGTGACATCGTGGTGAAGGACGCGTTCCTGCCGGGCGACCTGGCGCCGGGCGACCTGATCGCCGTGCCGGCGACCGGGGCGTACTGCCGGTCCATGGCCAGCAACTACAACCACGTGCTGCGGCCGCCGGTGGTCGCGGTCAAGGACGGCCAGGCGCGGGTCATCGTCCGGCGGGAGACGGAGGAGGACCTGCTCCGGCTCGACGTCGGATGA
- a CDS encoding GGDEF domain-containing protein, which translates to MDLQIAAALVPLLGWAVHGGILTHRLAAARRDPLTGLHTRAGWTTRAEHCIRRHPAAAVLLVDLDHFKTLNDTHGHAAGDAALIATADRLRTWCGRHGTAGRLGGDEFVAVVQDLAAVDLDALTTALHRPLPYNGVSLPLAASVGVCRLAELPVPLLTDALAAADAAMYAAKGRGRRGSRLSR; encoded by the coding sequence ATGGACCTGCAGATAGCCGCCGCCCTGGTGCCGTTACTGGGCTGGGCCGTGCACGGGGGCATCCTCACCCACCGGCTCGCCGCCGCCCGCCGTGACCCGCTGACCGGTCTGCACACTCGCGCCGGTTGGACCACCCGCGCCGAACACTGCATCCGCCGGCACCCGGCCGCCGCCGTCCTCCTGGTCGACCTCGACCACTTCAAGACCCTCAACGACACCCACGGCCACGCCGCCGGGGACGCCGCGCTCATCGCCACCGCCGATCGCCTGCGCACCTGGTGCGGCCGTCACGGCACCGCCGGTCGCCTGGGCGGGGACGAGTTCGTCGCCGTCGTCCAGGACCTGGCCGCCGTCGACCTCGACGCGCTCACCACCGCACTCCACCGGCCGCTGCCCTACAACGGCGTTTCGCTGCCGCTGGCCGCGTCGGTCGGCGTCTGCCGCCTCGCCGAGCTGCCGGTGCCGCTGCTGACCGATGCCCTCGCCGCCGCCGACGCGGCCATGTACGCGGCCAAGGGCCGTGGTCGCCGGGGCTCACGCCTCTCTCGCTGA
- a CDS encoding SpdD-like protein produces the protein MFRPKLPTMPQPTGTVTPPAVVEPTTITPGTSVSPPTPASVAGPARPTVQLTPGTALALVGGGTAVVLVVGAVLVSMLLAVAITAASVAVCAVVLRSLLASQHRH, from the coding sequence ATGTTCCGGCCCAAGCTCCCGACCATGCCCCAGCCCACCGGCACGGTCACCCCTCCCGCCGTGGTGGAGCCGACCACCATCACCCCGGGCACCTCGGTTTCGCCGCCCACCCCGGCCTCGGTCGCTGGCCCCGCCCGTCCCACGGTCCAGCTCACCCCCGGCACCGCGCTCGCCCTGGTCGGCGGCGGCACCGCCGTGGTCCTGGTCGTCGGCGCCGTCCTGGTCTCCATGCTCCTGGCCGTCGCCATCACCGCCGCCTCGGTCGCCGTCTGCGCCGTCGTCCTGCGCTCGCTGCTGGCCTCCCAGCACCGCCACTGA
- the thrC gene encoding threonine synthase: protein MTHQWRGIIEEYRDRLPVSDTTPVVTLREGGTPLVPAQVLSERTGCEVHLKVEGANPTGSFKDRGMTMAISRAKEEGAKAVICASTGNTSASAAAYGVRAGMVCAVLVPQGKIALGKMGQALVHGAKILQVDGNFDDCLTLARSLSDNYPVALVNSVNPVRIEGQKTAAFEIVDMLGDAPDIHVLPVGNAGNITAYWKGYTEYAADGVSTRTPRMWGYQASGSAPIVRGEVVKDPSTIATAIRIGNPASWQLALAARDESGGRIDEVTDREILRAYRLLASQEGVFVEPASAASVAGLLKAAEQGKVDPGQRIVCTVTGNGLKDPDWAVAGAPQPVTVPVDAATAAQRLGLV from the coding sequence ATGACCCACCAGTGGCGCGGAATCATCGAGGAGTACCGGGACCGGCTGCCGGTATCCGACACCACGCCGGTCGTGACGCTCCGTGAGGGCGGTACGCCGCTCGTCCCCGCGCAGGTGCTCTCCGAGCGCACCGGCTGCGAGGTCCACCTCAAGGTCGAGGGCGCGAACCCGACCGGGTCCTTCAAGGACCGCGGCATGACCATGGCCATCTCGCGGGCCAAGGAGGAGGGCGCCAAGGCCGTCATCTGCGCCTCCACCGGCAACACCTCCGCCTCCGCCGCCGCGTACGGCGTGCGCGCCGGCATGGTCTGCGCCGTGCTGGTGCCGCAGGGCAAGATCGCGCTGGGCAAGATGGGCCAGGCCCTGGTGCACGGCGCGAAGATCCTCCAGGTCGACGGCAACTTCGACGACTGCCTCACGCTGGCCCGCTCGCTGAGCGACAACTACCCGGTAGCGCTGGTCAATTCGGTCAATCCGGTGCGCATCGAGGGGCAGAAGACCGCCGCCTTCGAGATCGTGGACATGCTGGGCGACGCCCCCGACATCCACGTCCTGCCGGTGGGCAACGCGGGCAACATCACCGCGTACTGGAAGGGCTACACGGAGTACGCCGCCGACGGCGTCAGCACCCGGACCCCGCGCATGTGGGGCTACCAGGCCTCCGGCAGCGCCCCCATCGTGCGCGGCGAGGTCGTCAAGGACCCCTCGACCATCGCCACCGCCATCCGCATCGGCAACCCCGCCTCGTGGCAGCTCGCGCTCGCCGCGCGGGACGAGTCGGGCGGCCGCATCGACGAGGTGACGGACCGTGAGATCCTGCGCGCCTACCGGCTGCTGGCCTCCCAGGAGGGCGTCTTCGTCGAGCCCGCGTCCGCCGCGTCGGTCGCCGGTCTGCTGAAGGCCGCCGAGCAGGGGAAGGTCGATCCCGGACAGAGGATCGTCTGCACGGTCACCGGCAACGGCCTGAAGGACCCCGACTGGGCCGTCGCCGGCGCCCCACAGCCGGTCACCGTCCCGGTCGACGCCGCCACCGCCGCCCAGCGGCTCGGTCTCGTCTGA
- a CDS encoding DUF6083 domain-containing protein, giving the protein MGLLEEKPRRLGDGQSRCPYCGLLGDRVATIEHDWVLLEPDMHPLAHTVPAEHRWIELSDGRVTVYGVCPPDQFQRCRIEHRLACPAQPLPDLWPWLTSLRGENARQAERRDDPKLPPPPEEWPDAG; this is encoded by the coding sequence ATGGGGCTTTTAGAAGAGAAGCCGCGGCGGCTGGGTGATGGGCAGTCCCGCTGCCCGTACTGCGGGCTGCTGGGGGATCGAGTGGCGACGATCGAGCATGACTGGGTGCTACTGGAGCCGGACATGCATCCACTGGCTCACACGGTGCCGGCGGAGCATCGGTGGATCGAGCTGTCCGATGGACGGGTGACGGTCTACGGGGTGTGTCCGCCGGATCAGTTCCAGCGGTGCCGTATCGAGCACCGTCTCGCCTGCCCGGCGCAGCCGCTGCCGGATCTGTGGCCGTGGTTGACGAGCCTGCGAGGGGAGAACGCGCGGCAAGCGGAGCGGCGGGACGACCCGAAGCTGCCTCCGCCTCCTGAGGAGTGGCCGGACGCCGGCTGA
- a CDS encoding homoserine dehydrogenase → MMRTRPLKVALLGCGVVGSEVARIMTTHADDLAARIGAPVELAGVAVRRPDKVREGIDPALITTDATALVKRGDLDIVVEVIGGIEPARTLITTAFEHGASVVSANKALLAQDGAALHAAAEEHGRDLYYEAAVAGAIPLIRPLRESLAGDKVNRVLGIVNGTTNFILDKMDSTGAGYQEALDEATALGYAEADPTADVEGFDAAAKAAILAGIAFHTRVRLDDVHREGMTEVTAADFASAKEMGCTIKLLAICERAEDGASVTARVHPAMIPLSHPLASVRGAYNAVFVESDASGRLMFYGPGAGGSPTASAVLGDLVAVGRNRLGGTTGPGESAYAALPVSPMGEVVTRYHISLDVADKPGVLAQVATVFAEHGVSIDTVRQQGKDGEASLVVVTHRASDAALGGTVEALRKLDTVRGVASIMRVEGE, encoded by the coding sequence ATGATGCGTACGCGTCCGCTGAAGGTGGCGCTGCTGGGCTGTGGAGTGGTCGGCTCAGAGGTGGCGCGCATCATGACGACGCACGCCGACGACCTCGCCGCCCGCATCGGCGCCCCGGTCGAGCTCGCCGGCGTGGCCGTACGGCGGCCGGACAAGGTGCGCGAGGGCATCGACCCCGCGCTGATCACCACCGACGCGACCGCCCTGGTCAAACGCGGCGACCTCGACATCGTCGTGGAGGTCATCGGCGGCATCGAGCCCGCCCGGACCCTCATCACCACCGCCTTCGAGCACGGCGCCTCCGTCGTCTCCGCCAACAAGGCCCTCCTCGCCCAGGACGGCGCCGCCCTGCACGCCGCCGCCGAGGAGCACGGCAGGGACCTCTACTACGAGGCCGCCGTGGCCGGCGCCATCCCGCTGATCCGCCCGCTGCGCGAGTCCCTCGCCGGCGACAAGGTCAACCGGGTGCTCGGCATCGTCAACGGCACCACCAACTTCATCCTCGACAAGATGGACAGCACCGGCGCCGGCTACCAGGAGGCCCTCGACGAGGCCACCGCGCTGGGCTACGCCGAGGCCGACCCGACCGCCGACGTGGAGGGCTTCGACGCCGCCGCCAAGGCCGCCATCCTCGCCGGGATCGCCTTCCACACCCGCGTGCGCCTCGACGACGTCCACCGCGAGGGCATGACCGAGGTGACGGCGGCGGACTTCGCCTCCGCCAAGGAGATGGGCTGCACCATCAAGCTGCTCGCCATCTGCGAGCGGGCCGAGGACGGCGCGTCGGTCACCGCGCGCGTGCACCCGGCGATGATCCCGCTGAGCCACCCGCTGGCCTCCGTGCGGGGCGCCTACAACGCCGTGTTCGTCGAGTCCGACGCCTCCGGCCGGCTGATGTTCTACGGCCCCGGCGCGGGCGGCTCCCCGACCGCCTCCGCGGTCCTCGGCGACCTGGTCGCGGTCGGCCGCAACCGGCTCGGCGGCACCACGGGACCCGGCGAGTCCGCGTACGCCGCGCTGCCCGTCTCGCCGATGGGCGAGGTCGTCACGCGCTACCACATCAGCCTGGACGTGGCCGACAAACCGGGCGTGCTCGCCCAGGTCGCCACCGTGTTCGCGGAGCACGGTGTCTCGATCGACACGGTGCGCCAGCAAGGCAAGGACGGGGAGGCGTCGCTCGTCGTCGTCACCCACCGCGCGTCCGACGCGGCCCTCGGCGGGACCGTGGAGGCGTTGCGCAAGCTCGACACCGTGCGTGGTGTCGCCAGCATCATGCGGGTTGAAGGAGAGTAA
- the thrB gene encoding homoserine kinase: MAGPAFRAAAVRVRVPATSANLGPGFDALGLALGLYDDVVVRVADSGLHIDIAGEGGETLPRDESHLLVRSLRTAFDLLGGQPRGLEIVCANRIPHGRGLGSSSAAICAGIVAARAVTIGAEAKLDDTALLELATEIEGHPDNVAACLLGGFTLSWMEGGAARAIRMEPADSIVPVVFVPAKPVLTETARGLLPRTVPHVDAAANAGRAALLVEALTRRPELLLPATEDRLHQEYRAPAMPESAALVERLRGDGIPAVISGAGPTVMALADAGTADKVEALAGAGWAANRLGLDARGASVLPLAA, translated from the coding sequence ATGGCCGGTCCCGCGTTCCGCGCCGCCGCCGTCCGGGTGCGCGTCCCCGCCACCAGCGCCAACCTCGGTCCGGGCTTCGACGCCCTCGGCCTCGCGCTGGGCCTCTACGACGACGTCGTCGTCCGGGTGGCCGACTCCGGGCTGCACATCGACATCGCCGGTGAGGGCGGCGAGACCCTCCCGCGGGACGAGAGCCACCTTCTCGTACGCTCCCTGCGCACCGCCTTCGACCTGCTCGGCGGACAGCCGCGCGGTCTGGAGATCGTCTGCGCCAACCGCATCCCGCACGGCCGGGGCCTCGGCTCCTCCTCGGCCGCGATCTGCGCCGGGATCGTCGCCGCCCGCGCCGTGACCATAGGCGCCGAGGCGAAGCTCGACGACACCGCGCTGCTCGAGCTGGCCACCGAGATCGAGGGGCACCCGGACAACGTCGCGGCCTGCCTGCTCGGCGGTTTCACCCTGTCCTGGATGGAGGGCGGCGCCGCCCGGGCGATCAGGATGGAGCCCGCCGATTCCATCGTTCCGGTGGTTTTCGTGCCCGCGAAGCCGGTCCTCACCGAGACCGCGCGCGGACTGCTCCCGCGCACCGTGCCGCACGTCGACGCCGCCGCCAACGCGGGCCGTGCCGCCCTGCTCGTCGAGGCCCTGACCAGGCGCCCCGAGCTGCTGCTGCCCGCCACCGAGGACCGCCTGCACCAGGAGTACCGCGCCCCGGCCATGCCGGAGAGCGCCGCACTGGTGGAGCGGCTGCGCGGGGACGGCATCCCCGCGGTCATCTCCGGCGCCGGACCCACGGTCATGGCGCTGGCCGACGCGGGCACGGCCGACAAGGTCGAAGCGCTCGCCGGCGCCGGCTGGGCCGCCAACCGGCTGGGCCTGGACGCCCGGGGAGCGAGCGTCCTGCCGCTCGCCGCCTGA
- the repSA gene encoding replication initiator protein RepSA, with amino-acid sequence MPETLLDPTTLGDLLRVASAVDYHRWEEQIRRTGGCADPIHLTGWVVHKDKTTGETLHHYSTEGEPGGRLRLACGNRRASRCPSCAWTYAGDTYHLIRAGLAGDDRRDIPATVRDHPRVFTTLTAPSFGPVHNRPDRGVCRCGVRHAPDAPELGTALDPATYDYAGAVLFNNHAGQLWQRFTNRLRREIAARAGLTQRELKERARLSYGKVAEFQKRGALHFHAVIRLDGPDGPDTPPPSWATVQLLADAIRAAAAHSYTSVSVPAAEDQPARTFRWGTQLDVRPVKAFGDGSDITEQAVASYVAKYATKVAENTGTLDRRIGELSELDRHQVPDHTRRLIEACKTLDPLYPDRRLWAWAHMLGFRGHFSTKSRRYSTTLGELRQARADYRAAQEHAALGLDDQEPDTVLVLADWQYAGHGHTPGESVLAASIARDLQHNRETAREELSALEGV; translated from the coding sequence GTGCCTGAGACGCTGCTCGACCCGACCACCCTCGGCGACCTGCTGAGGGTGGCTTCGGCCGTCGACTACCACCGCTGGGAAGAACAGATACGCCGCACCGGTGGCTGCGCCGACCCCATCCACCTGACCGGCTGGGTCGTGCACAAGGACAAGACCACCGGCGAGACCCTGCACCACTACTCCACCGAGGGCGAGCCGGGCGGCCGTCTCCGCCTCGCCTGCGGCAACCGCCGTGCCTCCCGCTGCCCCTCCTGTGCCTGGACCTACGCGGGCGACACCTACCACCTCATCCGCGCGGGCCTCGCCGGTGACGACCGCCGCGACATCCCCGCCACCGTCCGCGATCACCCGCGCGTCTTCACCACCCTCACCGCACCCTCGTTCGGCCCGGTCCACAACCGGCCCGACCGTGGCGTCTGCCGCTGCGGAGTACGGCACGCCCCTGACGCTCCGGAACTGGGTACCGCCCTCGACCCGGCGACGTACGACTACGCGGGCGCGGTGCTGTTCAACAACCACGCGGGGCAGCTCTGGCAACGATTCACCAACCGGCTCCGCCGCGAGATCGCCGCCCGCGCCGGCCTCACCCAGCGCGAGCTGAAAGAGCGCGCCAGGTTGTCGTACGGCAAGGTCGCCGAGTTCCAGAAACGCGGCGCCCTGCACTTCCACGCCGTGATCCGCCTCGACGGACCCGACGGCCCAGACACCCCGCCGCCGTCCTGGGCCACCGTGCAACTGCTCGCCGACGCGATCCGCGCCGCCGCCGCGCACTCCTACACCTCGGTCTCCGTCCCGGCCGCCGAAGACCAACCGGCCCGGACCTTCCGCTGGGGTACCCAGCTCGACGTCCGGCCCGTCAAGGCGTTCGGAGACGGCTCCGACATCACCGAACAGGCGGTCGCTTCCTACGTCGCCAAGTACGCCACCAAGGTGGCCGAGAACACCGGCACTCTGGACCGCCGCATCGGGGAGCTCTCCGAGCTCGACCGCCACCAGGTCCCCGACCACACCCGCCGCCTGATCGAAGCCTGTAAGACGCTCGACCCGCTCTACCCGGACCGACGGCTGTGGGCCTGGGCTCACATGCTCGGCTTCCGCGGCCACTTCTCCACCAAGTCCCGCCGCTACTCCACCACCCTCGGCGAACTCCGTCAGGCTCGCGCCGACTACCGCGCCGCCCAGGAACACGCCGCCCTCGGCCTCGACGACCAGGAGCCGGACACCGTCCTCGTCCTCGCCGACTGGCAGTACGCCGGACACGGCCACACCCCCGGCGAATCCGTCCTCGCCGCCAGCATCGCCCGCGACCTGCAACACAACCGCGAGACCGCCCGCGAAGAGCTATCCGCACTGGAGGGAGTCTGA
- the nrtL gene encoding ArgS-related anticodon-binding protein NrtL produces MTPVELSRTVLHAVRRAVDEGELSVAVPERVVVAPPGPGGCGDYATSVALQLARPAGRPAPAVAELLRARLLRADGISDVVVTGPGFLNISLAGAAPVRLVRAILRAGLRYGHTDDLAGQVVRLHAAHEVRAVVLMDSVARVLRSQGARPEMSSSRPPEAAWVRVLDVPSTIPTSTDTDAAPLRPVPAPADPLPLGRDAARWALLHPAPHDRPHLGSGHDAAHLAQRESNPLFRVRYAHARTRALLRNAADLGFTPEPGPLTPGAQEPAGGNTRALLRNAADLGFTPEPGPLTSEGEVQALLLTLADHPRVLAATAAHRAPDRLARHLVAVADALAPLLPAVLPLGEEKPSAAHRARLALAEAAGTVLAGGLTLLGIDAPEHL; encoded by the coding sequence GTGACCCCCGTCGAGCTCTCCCGCACCGTGCTGCACGCGGTGCGCCGTGCCGTGGACGAGGGGGAACTCTCCGTGGCCGTGCCCGAGCGGGTCGTCGTCGCGCCCCCCGGGCCCGGAGGCTGCGGCGACTACGCCACCAGCGTCGCCCTCCAGCTCGCCCGTCCGGCCGGGCGGCCCGCCCCCGCCGTCGCCGAGCTGCTGCGCGCGCGTCTCCTGCGCGCCGACGGGATCAGCGACGTCGTCGTCACCGGGCCCGGGTTCCTCAACATCTCCCTCGCCGGCGCCGCCCCCGTCCGGCTCGTGCGCGCCATCCTGCGCGCCGGTCTCCGGTACGGGCACACCGACGACCTCGCCGGTCAGGTCGTACGGCTGCACGCCGCGCACGAGGTGCGGGCCGTCGTCCTCATGGACTCCGTCGCGCGGGTGCTGCGGTCGCAGGGCGCTCGCCCGGAGATGTCCAGCTCACGTCCGCCCGAGGCGGCCTGGGTGCGCGTCCTCGACGTGCCCAGCACCATCCCCACAAGCACAGACACCGACGCCGCCCCCCTCCGCCCCGTCCCCGCCCCCGCCGACCCCCTGCCCCTCGGCCGCGACGCCGCCCGCTGGGCCCTGCTCCACCCCGCCCCGCACGACCGCCCCCATCTCGGCTCCGGTCACGACGCCGCGCACCTCGCCCAGCGCGAGAGCAACCCCCTCTTCCGCGTCCGGTACGCCCACGCCCGCACCCGCGCCCTCCTGCGCAACGCCGCCGACCTCGGCTTCACCCCCGAGCCCGGCCCTCTCACCCCCGGCGCGCAGGAGCCCGCGGGCGGCAATACCCGCGCCCTCCTGCGCAACGCCGCCGACCTCGGCTTCACCCCCGAGCCCGGCCCTCTCACCTCCGAGGGGGAGGTCCAAGCTCTCCTCCTCACCCTCGCCGACCACCCCCGCGTCCTCGCCGCCACCGCCGCGCACCGCGCCCCCGACCGGCTGGCCCGGCACCTGGTCGCCGTCGCCGACGCGCTGGCGCCCCTGCTGCCCGCCGTGCTGCCGCTCGGCGAGGAGAAACCCTCGGCCGCCCACCGTGCCCGGCTCGCCCTCGCCGAAGCCGCCGGGACGGTGCTGGCCGGCGGCCTGACCCTGCTCGGCATCGACGCACCCGAACATCTCTAG
- a CDS encoding response regulator translates to MVPSTSGRVLVVDDNKVIRQLIRVNLELEGVEVVTAADGAECLEVVHQVRPDLITLDVVMPRLDGLGAARRLRSDPRTAGIPLVVVSACTQHEVESGLDVGVDAFLAKPFDPQELVRVVRSLIDAPVGHVRGMRGSGDAEAAAGHAGG, encoded by the coding sequence GTGGTGCCGAGCACTTCGGGCCGGGTTCTTGTGGTGGACGACAACAAGGTCATCCGGCAGTTGATCAGGGTCAACCTCGAGCTGGAGGGCGTCGAGGTGGTGACCGCGGCCGATGGTGCCGAGTGTCTGGAAGTCGTGCATCAGGTGCGGCCCGATCTCATTACCCTGGACGTCGTCATGCCCCGGCTGGACGGGCTCGGCGCCGCCCGGCGGCTGCGGTCCGACCCCCGGACCGCCGGCATCCCCCTCGTCGTCGTCAGCGCCTGCACGCAGCACGAGGTCGAGAGCGGGCTCGATGTCGGGGTCGACGCCTTCCTCGCCAAGCCGTTCGATCCGCAGGAGCTGGTGCGGGTCGTGCGGTCGCTGATCGACGCGCCGGTCGGACATGTGCGGGGGATGCGGGGGAGCGGGGACGCCGAGGCGGCCGCCGGGCACGCCGGGGGATGA
- a CDS encoding helix-turn-helix domain-containing protein has protein sequence MTVPQILEELGGVSRRTFYRWRELGQGPAAFKLPNGELRVWRSDFRNWLRQLESAA, from the coding sequence ATGACTGTTCCGCAGATCCTTGAGGAGCTCGGAGGTGTCTCTCGGCGGACCTTTTACAGGTGGCGGGAGCTTGGGCAGGGGCCGGCCGCTTTCAAGCTGCCCAACGGTGAACTGCGGGTGTGGCGAAGCGACTTCCGGAACTGGCTGCGGCAGTTGGAGTCGGCCGCATGA
- a CDS encoding tyrosine-type recombinase/integrase, with translation MRSLDVKVWSVRKRNTKKSSYDVRWTVAGNVFSEQFRTKGLAEHYRSKLLRAAHAGEEFDAETGLPNSMVEKAASMTWYAFALKYLAMKWPHAAPNTRNGINEALTAVTMALVDERPGQPSEELIRRALRNWAFILPGPDERELPTEIANTLHWVAKASRPLSDLGDAAIGRAVLDSLKLKLDGTAAAAETVRRKRRTLVNALHYAVDLGEFKENPITGIRWKKPKVAGEVDPRVVANPAQARSLLTAVSYVGGYGRARGRRLVGLFACMYYGALRPAEAVGLTDADLKLPEAGWGTVLLNRTRPSVGKQWTDSGETHDDRGLKNRPAEEVRRVPIPPQLVAILRQHLDTFGTAEDGRLFTNERGGVVGSSTYYRVWQEARALALPPAAVASPLAARPYDLRHSALSTWLNSGVDPTEVAERAGNSVEVLLSRYAKCIDGRQEIVNRKIEELLREYE, from the coding sequence ATGAGATCTCTCGATGTCAAGGTCTGGAGCGTGCGGAAGCGGAACACAAAGAAGTCGTCCTATGACGTCCGGTGGACTGTCGCCGGAAACGTGTTCTCTGAGCAGTTCCGTACCAAGGGGCTTGCGGAACACTACCGTTCCAAGTTGCTTCGCGCCGCTCATGCCGGCGAAGAGTTCGACGCAGAGACGGGCCTGCCCAATTCGATGGTCGAGAAGGCGGCCTCGATGACCTGGTATGCCTTCGCTCTGAAGTACCTCGCCATGAAGTGGCCGCACGCGGCGCCGAACACGCGCAACGGGATCAATGAGGCCCTGACCGCCGTGACGATGGCCCTTGTCGACGAGCGCCCGGGGCAGCCGTCCGAGGAACTGATCAGGAGGGCGCTTCGCAACTGGGCCTTCATCCTCCCCGGCCCGGACGAGCGTGAATTGCCGACTGAGATCGCGAACACCTTGCACTGGGTGGCCAAAGCGTCGCGTCCGCTCTCGGACCTCGGTGACGCCGCGATCGGCAGGGCCGTCCTGGATTCGCTCAAGCTGAAGCTCGACGGGACGGCGGCAGCCGCGGAGACCGTCCGGCGTAAGCGTCGAACACTCGTCAACGCACTGCACTATGCAGTGGACCTCGGGGAATTCAAAGAGAACCCGATCACGGGAATCCGCTGGAAGAAACCGAAGGTGGCCGGGGAAGTCGATCCCCGGGTGGTCGCCAATCCCGCGCAGGCCCGTTCCCTGCTGACTGCGGTCTCGTACGTCGGTGGGTACGGCCGGGCGCGTGGTCGCCGACTCGTCGGCCTGTTCGCCTGCATGTACTACGGCGCCTTGCGTCCGGCTGAGGCCGTCGGCCTCACCGATGCGGACCTAAAGCTGCCCGAGGCCGGCTGGGGGACGGTGCTGCTGAATCGGACGCGTCCCAGCGTCGGGAAGCAGTGGACGGACTCCGGTGAGACCCACGATGACCGGGGCCTCAAGAACCGGCCGGCGGAAGAGGTCCGGCGCGTACCCATCCCGCCCCAGCTCGTCGCCATCCTCCGGCAGCACCTCGACACCTTCGGCACCGCCGAGGACGGGCGGCTGTTCACCAACGAACGCGGGGGAGTGGTCGGCTCCTCGACGTACTACCGCGTCTGGCAGGAGGCCCGTGCGCTGGCGCTTCCGCCGGCCGCGGTCGCCTCCCCGCTCGCGGCTCGCCCGTATGACCTCCGGCACTCGGCGCTGTCGACCTGGCTCAATTCCGGGGTGGACCCGACGGAGGTCGCCGAACGTGCGGGCAACAGTGTGGAGGTCCTGCTGAGCCGCTACGCCAAGTGCATCGACGGACGGCAGGAGATCGTCAACCGCAAGATCGAGGAGTTGTTGCGCGAGTACGAGTGA